Proteins co-encoded in one Tistrella bauzanensis genomic window:
- the urtC gene encoding urea ABC transporter permease subunit UrtC translates to MFGTRRDMIGLLIFAALILLVLPAALDLFRLNNVGKYLTYAFVAVGLVLCWGLGGVLSLGQGVFFGLGGYAMAMFLKLEASSPEATAIQSTPGIPDFMDWNQITELPWFWEPFHNLGFTIIAIIALPTIFAYILGAMLFKRRVGGVYFAIITQAVASILTILIVGQQGLTGGINGITDLRTLLGWDIRDDSAKYILYYLNGFLLIAVILAGQFIKNGKIGRILVALRDKEDRVRFTGYDVAAYKTFIFCVAAAFSGIGGAMFTLQVGFMSPSFVGIVPSIEMVVFCALGGRLSLLGAAYGALIVNYAKTVFSESFPELWLFAMGALFIGVVVAFPQGLAGLWQQYVQPSLIRLVSRKPSATAPAGPTAPAPGE, encoded by the coding sequence CCAGACGCGACATGATCGGCCTGCTGATCTTCGCGGCCCTGATCCTGCTGGTGCTGCCGGCGGCGCTCGATCTGTTCCGGCTGAACAATGTCGGCAAATACCTGACCTATGCCTTCGTGGCGGTGGGGCTGGTGCTGTGCTGGGGGCTTGGCGGCGTGCTGTCGCTGGGCCAGGGCGTGTTCTTCGGCCTGGGCGGTTATGCCATGGCCATGTTCCTGAAGCTTGAGGCGTCGTCGCCCGAGGCCACCGCCATCCAGTCCACCCCCGGCATTCCCGATTTCATGGACTGGAACCAGATCACCGAACTGCCCTGGTTCTGGGAACCGTTCCACAATCTGGGCTTCACCATCATCGCCATCATCGCCCTGCCGACCATCTTCGCCTATATCCTGGGCGCCATGCTGTTCAAGCGCCGGGTAGGTGGCGTGTATTTCGCCATCATCACCCAGGCCGTGGCCTCGATCCTCACCATCCTGATCGTCGGCCAGCAGGGCCTGACCGGCGGCATCAACGGCATCACCGACCTGCGCACCCTGCTCGGCTGGGATATCCGCGACGACAGCGCGAAGTACATTCTCTATTACCTGAACGGCTTTCTGCTGATCGCGGTGATCCTGGCCGGGCAGTTCATCAAGAACGGCAAGATCGGCCGCATCCTGGTGGCGCTGCGCGACAAGGAAGACCGGGTGCGGTTCACCGGCTATGACGTCGCCGCCTACAAGACCTTCATCTTCTGCGTGGCGGCCGCCTTCTCTGGCATCGGCGGCGCGATGTTCACGCTTCAGGTCGGCTTCATGTCGCCAAGCTTCGTCGGCATCGTGCCCTCGATCGAGATGGTGGTGTTCTGCGCACTGGGCGGGCGGCTGTCGCTGCTGGGCGCCGCCTATGGCGCGCTGATCGTCAACTACGCCAAGACCGTGTTCTCGGAAAGCTTCCCCGAACTCTGGCTGTTCGCGATGGGCGCGCTGTTCATCGGCGTGGTCGTGGCCTTCCCGCAGGGGTTGGCCGGGCTCTGGCAGCAATATGTCCAGCCATCGCTGATCCGCCTGGTCAGCCGCAAGCCGTCCGCCACGGCGCCGGCCGGCCCGACGGCGCCGGCCCCGGGCGAGTGA
- the urtD gene encoding urea ABC transporter ATP-binding protein UrtD: MNAATATGVAATNNDFLLAVEGLTVSFDGFKAVDDLSFYVDRNEIRVIIGPNGAGKTTVLDLICGKTRATAGSIRFEGRELTKMSEHEIVRSGVGRKFQTPSIYEDLTVFENLELSIPGTRHVFKALGFRRDAAVVERVTRIAEEIFLADQLTRRGDELAHGQKQWLEIGMLLIQDPALMMLDEPVAGMSVAERIKTADLLNRITRNRSVIVIEHDMNFVKDIAHKITVLHQGRILSEGDIDKVQSDPKVIEVYLGH; encoded by the coding sequence ATGAACGCTGCCACCGCAACCGGCGTCGCCGCCACCAACAACGATTTCCTGCTCGCGGTCGAGGGGCTGACCGTATCCTTCGACGGCTTCAAGGCGGTCGATGACCTGTCGTTCTATGTCGACCGCAACGAGATCCGGGTGATCATCGGCCCCAATGGCGCCGGCAAGACCACGGTGCTCGACCTGATCTGCGGCAAGACCCGCGCCACCGCCGGCTCGATCCGGTTCGAGGGCCGGGAACTGACGAAGATGTCGGAACATGAAATCGTCCGCTCAGGCGTCGGCCGCAAGTTCCAGACCCCATCGATCTATGAAGACCTGACGGTGTTCGAGAACCTGGAACTCTCCATTCCCGGCACCCGCCATGTGTTCAAGGCGCTGGGTTTCCGCCGCGATGCCGCGGTGGTGGAACGGGTGACCCGGATCGCCGAGGAGATCTTCCTGGCCGATCAACTGACAAGGCGCGGCGACGAACTCGCCCATGGCCAGAAGCAGTGGCTGGAGATCGGCATGCTGCTGATCCAGGACCCGGCGCTGATGATGCTCGACGAGCCGGTGGCCGGCATGAGCGTCGCCGAGCGGATCAAGACCGCCGATCTGCTGAACCGCATCACCCGCAACCGCTCGGTGATCGTCATCGAGCACGATATGAACTTCGTCAAGGACATCGCCCACAAGATCACCGTGCTTCATCAGGGCCGGATCCTGTCGGAAGGCGACATCGACAAGGTTCAGTCCGATCCGAAGGTCATCGAAGTGTATCTCGGACACTGA